A region from the Pelecanus crispus isolate bPelCri1 chromosome 11, bPelCri1.pri, whole genome shotgun sequence genome encodes:
- the AIFM3 gene encoding apoptosis-inducing factor 3 isoform X1 → MGGCFSKPKPVEVKIEVVIPEKERSKEEMSPNGKASPLIYKVNGTARHYHLEEHPVASNPYHNPKDVVEASVCHVKDLENGQMREVDLGCGKALLIKESGEFHAVGHKCPHYGAPLVKGVLSKGRVRCPWHGACFNISTGDIEDFPGLDSLPRFQVKIEKEKVYIRASKQALQTQRRTKMMAKCISLSNYNLSSTNVLIIGAGAAGLVCAETLRQEGFSDRIVMCTMDRHLPYDRPKLSKSMDSHPEQITLRPKEFFCTYDIEVLTEMQVAAVDIKNKIAVFKDGFKMEYNKLLIATGNMPKALSCKGKEVENVFNIRTPEDANRVVKLATSKNVVIVGASFLGMEVAAYLAERAHSVSLVELEEVPFKKFFGERVGRAVMKMFESNRVKFYMQTEVSELREQEGKLKEVVLKSGKVLRADVCVVGVGAVPATGFLKQSGINIDSKGFIMVNKMMQTNIPGVFAAGDAVMFPLALRNNKKVNVPHWQMAHMHGRIAALNMLAHGMEISTVPYLWTAMFGKSIRYAGHGEGFDDVVIQGDLDELKFVAFYTKSDEVVAVASMNYDPIVSKVAEVLAAGRTIRKRDVELFVRHGKTGDMSWLTGKGS, encoded by the exons TTGAAGTGAAAATTGAAGTTGTCATACCTGAGAAGGAGAGAAGCAAGGAGGAGATGTCACCCAACGGGAAAGCCAGCCCCCTGATCTACAAAGTCAATGGGACTGCCCGACATTATCATCTCGAGGAGCATCCCGTTGCCAGTAATCCCTACCACAACCCAAAGGATGTGGTGGAAGCATCAGTGTGCCACGTGAAGGACCTGGAGAATGGACA gatGCGGGAGGTGGACCTGGGCTGCGGGAAGGCTCTGCTCATCAAGGAGAGTGGCGAGTTCCACGCCGTGGGACACAAGTGTCCCCACTACGGGGCTCCACTGGTCAAAG GGGTTTTGTCCAAAGGAAGAGTCCGCTGTCCCTGGCACGGAGCTTGCTTCAACATCAGCACAGGCGACATAGAGGACTTCCCTGGCTTGGACAGCTTACCCAGGTTCCAG GTGAAGATTGAGAAGGAGAAGGTGTACATCCGAGCAAGCAAGCAG GCCCTTCAGACACAGAGGAGGACAAAGATGATGGCAAAGTGCATCTCCTTGAGCAACTATAACCTGAGCAGTACCAATGTGCTGATCATCGGTGCAG GGGCAGCTGGACTGGTCTGTGCAGAGACCTTGCGCCAGGAGGGTTTCTCGGACAGGATTGTGATGTGCACAATGGACAGACACTTGCCCTACGACAGACCAAAGCTCAGTAAG TCGATGGATTCCCACCCGGAGCAGATCACCCTGCGCCCCAAGGAGTTCTTCTGCACCTATGACATCGAAGTCCTGACTGAAATGCAG GTTGCAGCTGTGGATATCAAGAACAAGATAGCTGTGTTCAAGGATGGATTTAAGATGGAATACAACAAGCTGCTGATAGCAACTGGAAACAT GCCCAAAGCTCTCAGCTGCAAAGGCAAGGAggttgaaaatgttttcaacatCCGGACACCTGAAGATGCCAACCGTGTCGTGAAGCTGGCCACGAGCAAGAATGTTGTTATCGTGGGAGCATCCTTCCTGG ggatggaggtggctGCCTACCTCGCAGAGAGGGCCCACTCGGTGTCTCtggtggagctggaggaagtCCCCTTCAAGAAGTTCTTCGGGGAGAGGGTTGGCCGTGCTGTCATGAAG ATGTTTGAGAGCAACAGGGTGAAGTTCTACATGCAGACAGAGGTGTCGGAGCTGCGGGAGCAGGAGGGCAAG CTGAAGGAGGTTGTGCTGAAGAGCGGGAAGGTCCTGCGTGCTGACGTGTGTGTCGTTGGGGTTG GTGCAGTCCCAGCGACAGGCTTTCTCAAGCAAAGTGGCATCAATATTGACTCCAAAGGTTTCATCATGGTCAACAAG ATGATGCAAACCAACATCCCCGGAGTCTTTGCAGCCGGTGATGCTGTCATGTTTCCACTGGCCTTGAGGAATAATAAGAAGGTGAACGTCCCTCACTGGCAGATGGCCCATATGCATG GCCGTATAGCTGCGCTGAACATGCTGGCTCACGGCATGGAGATCAGCACAGTCCCGTATTTGTGGACTGCTATGTTTGGGAAGAGCATCCGATATGCAG GCCACGGGGAAGGATTTGATGATGTTGTCATTCAAGGAGATTTAGATGAACTGAAGTTTGTGGCATTTTATACCAA GAGTGACGAGGTGGTGGCTGTGGCCAGCATGAACTACGACCCTATAGTGTCCAAGGTGGCTGAGGtcctggctgctggcaggaccATCCGAAAGCGCGATGTGGA GCTGTTTGTCCGTCATGGCAA aactGGTGATATGTCCTGGCTAACTGGGAAAGGCTCCTAA
- the AIFM3 gene encoding apoptosis-inducing factor 3 isoform X3: MGGCFSKPKPVEVKIEVVIPEKERSKEEMSPNGKASPLIYKVNGTARHYHLEEHPVASNPYHNPKDVVEASVCHVKDLENGQMREVDLGCGKALLIKESGEFHAVGHKCPHYGAPLVKGVLSKGRVRCPWHGACFNISTGDIEDFPGLDSLPRFQVKIEKEKVYIRASKQALQTQRRTKMMAKCISLSNYNLSSTNVLIIGAGAAGLVCAETLRQEGFSDRIVMCTMDRHLPYDRPKLSKSMDSHPEQITLRPKEFFCTYDIEVLTEMQVAAVDIKNKIAVFKDGFKMEYNKLLIATGNMPKALSCKGKEVENVFNIRTPEDANRVVKLATSKNVVIVGASFLGMEVAAYLAERAHSVSLVELEEVPFKKFFGERVGRAVMKMFESNRVKFYMQTEVSELREQEGKLKEVVLKSGKVLRADVCVVGVGAVPATGFLKQSGINIDSKGFIMVNKMMQTNIPGVFAAGDAVMFPLALRNNKKVNVPHWQMAHMHGRIAALNMLAHGMEISTVPYLWTAMFGKSIRYAGHGEGFDDVVIQGDLDELKFVAFYTKSDEVVAVASMNYDPIVSKVAEVLAAGRTIRKRDVETGDMSWLTGKGS, translated from the exons TTGAAGTGAAAATTGAAGTTGTCATACCTGAGAAGGAGAGAAGCAAGGAGGAGATGTCACCCAACGGGAAAGCCAGCCCCCTGATCTACAAAGTCAATGGGACTGCCCGACATTATCATCTCGAGGAGCATCCCGTTGCCAGTAATCCCTACCACAACCCAAAGGATGTGGTGGAAGCATCAGTGTGCCACGTGAAGGACCTGGAGAATGGACA gatGCGGGAGGTGGACCTGGGCTGCGGGAAGGCTCTGCTCATCAAGGAGAGTGGCGAGTTCCACGCCGTGGGACACAAGTGTCCCCACTACGGGGCTCCACTGGTCAAAG GGGTTTTGTCCAAAGGAAGAGTCCGCTGTCCCTGGCACGGAGCTTGCTTCAACATCAGCACAGGCGACATAGAGGACTTCCCTGGCTTGGACAGCTTACCCAGGTTCCAG GTGAAGATTGAGAAGGAGAAGGTGTACATCCGAGCAAGCAAGCAG GCCCTTCAGACACAGAGGAGGACAAAGATGATGGCAAAGTGCATCTCCTTGAGCAACTATAACCTGAGCAGTACCAATGTGCTGATCATCGGTGCAG GGGCAGCTGGACTGGTCTGTGCAGAGACCTTGCGCCAGGAGGGTTTCTCGGACAGGATTGTGATGTGCACAATGGACAGACACTTGCCCTACGACAGACCAAAGCTCAGTAAG TCGATGGATTCCCACCCGGAGCAGATCACCCTGCGCCCCAAGGAGTTCTTCTGCACCTATGACATCGAAGTCCTGACTGAAATGCAG GTTGCAGCTGTGGATATCAAGAACAAGATAGCTGTGTTCAAGGATGGATTTAAGATGGAATACAACAAGCTGCTGATAGCAACTGGAAACAT GCCCAAAGCTCTCAGCTGCAAAGGCAAGGAggttgaaaatgttttcaacatCCGGACACCTGAAGATGCCAACCGTGTCGTGAAGCTGGCCACGAGCAAGAATGTTGTTATCGTGGGAGCATCCTTCCTGG ggatggaggtggctGCCTACCTCGCAGAGAGGGCCCACTCGGTGTCTCtggtggagctggaggaagtCCCCTTCAAGAAGTTCTTCGGGGAGAGGGTTGGCCGTGCTGTCATGAAG ATGTTTGAGAGCAACAGGGTGAAGTTCTACATGCAGACAGAGGTGTCGGAGCTGCGGGAGCAGGAGGGCAAG CTGAAGGAGGTTGTGCTGAAGAGCGGGAAGGTCCTGCGTGCTGACGTGTGTGTCGTTGGGGTTG GTGCAGTCCCAGCGACAGGCTTTCTCAAGCAAAGTGGCATCAATATTGACTCCAAAGGTTTCATCATGGTCAACAAG ATGATGCAAACCAACATCCCCGGAGTCTTTGCAGCCGGTGATGCTGTCATGTTTCCACTGGCCTTGAGGAATAATAAGAAGGTGAACGTCCCTCACTGGCAGATGGCCCATATGCATG GCCGTATAGCTGCGCTGAACATGCTGGCTCACGGCATGGAGATCAGCACAGTCCCGTATTTGTGGACTGCTATGTTTGGGAAGAGCATCCGATATGCAG GCCACGGGGAAGGATTTGATGATGTTGTCATTCAAGGAGATTTAGATGAACTGAAGTTTGTGGCATTTTATACCAA GAGTGACGAGGTGGTGGCTGTGGCCAGCATGAACTACGACCCTATAGTGTCCAAGGTGGCTGAGGtcctggctgctggcaggaccATCCGAAAGCGCGATGTGGA aactGGTGATATGTCCTGGCTAACTGGGAAAGGCTCCTAA
- the AIFM3 gene encoding apoptosis-inducing factor 3 isoform X2 — protein sequence MGGCFSKPKPGDCLPAVEVKIEVVIPEKERSKEEMSPNGKASPLIYKVNGTARHYHLEEHPVASNPYHNPKDVVEASVCHVKDLENGQMREVDLGCGKALLIKESGEFHAVGHKCPHYGAPLVKGVLSKGRVRCPWHGACFNISTGDIEDFPGLDSLPRFQVKIEKEKVYIRASKQALQTQRRTKMMAKCISLSNYNLSSTNVLIIGAGAAGLVCAETLRQEGFSDRIVMCTMDRHLPYDRPKLSKSMDSHPEQITLRPKEFFCTYDIEVLTEMQVAAVDIKNKIAVFKDGFKMEYNKLLIATGNMPKALSCKGKEVENVFNIRTPEDANRVVKLATSKNVVIVGASFLGMEVAAYLAERAHSVSLVELEEVPFKKFFGERVGRAVMKMFESNRVKFYMQTEVSELREQEGKLKEVVLKSGKVLRADVCVVGVGAVPATGFLKQSGINIDSKGFIMVNKMMQTNIPGVFAAGDAVMFPLALRNNKKVNVPHWQMAHMHGRIAALNMLAHGMEISTVPYLWTAMFGKSIRYAGHGEGFDDVVIQGDLDELKFVAFYTKSDEVVAVASMNYDPIVSKVAEVLAAGRTIRKRDVETGDMSWLTGKGS from the exons TTCCTGCAGTTGAAGTGAAAATTGAAGTTGTCATACCTGAGAAGGAGAGAAGCAAGGAGGAGATGTCACCCAACGGGAAAGCCAGCCCCCTGATCTACAAAGTCAATGGGACTGCCCGACATTATCATCTCGAGGAGCATCCCGTTGCCAGTAATCCCTACCACAACCCAAAGGATGTGGTGGAAGCATCAGTGTGCCACGTGAAGGACCTGGAGAATGGACA gatGCGGGAGGTGGACCTGGGCTGCGGGAAGGCTCTGCTCATCAAGGAGAGTGGCGAGTTCCACGCCGTGGGACACAAGTGTCCCCACTACGGGGCTCCACTGGTCAAAG GGGTTTTGTCCAAAGGAAGAGTCCGCTGTCCCTGGCACGGAGCTTGCTTCAACATCAGCACAGGCGACATAGAGGACTTCCCTGGCTTGGACAGCTTACCCAGGTTCCAG GTGAAGATTGAGAAGGAGAAGGTGTACATCCGAGCAAGCAAGCAG GCCCTTCAGACACAGAGGAGGACAAAGATGATGGCAAAGTGCATCTCCTTGAGCAACTATAACCTGAGCAGTACCAATGTGCTGATCATCGGTGCAG GGGCAGCTGGACTGGTCTGTGCAGAGACCTTGCGCCAGGAGGGTTTCTCGGACAGGATTGTGATGTGCACAATGGACAGACACTTGCCCTACGACAGACCAAAGCTCAGTAAG TCGATGGATTCCCACCCGGAGCAGATCACCCTGCGCCCCAAGGAGTTCTTCTGCACCTATGACATCGAAGTCCTGACTGAAATGCAG GTTGCAGCTGTGGATATCAAGAACAAGATAGCTGTGTTCAAGGATGGATTTAAGATGGAATACAACAAGCTGCTGATAGCAACTGGAAACAT GCCCAAAGCTCTCAGCTGCAAAGGCAAGGAggttgaaaatgttttcaacatCCGGACACCTGAAGATGCCAACCGTGTCGTGAAGCTGGCCACGAGCAAGAATGTTGTTATCGTGGGAGCATCCTTCCTGG ggatggaggtggctGCCTACCTCGCAGAGAGGGCCCACTCGGTGTCTCtggtggagctggaggaagtCCCCTTCAAGAAGTTCTTCGGGGAGAGGGTTGGCCGTGCTGTCATGAAG ATGTTTGAGAGCAACAGGGTGAAGTTCTACATGCAGACAGAGGTGTCGGAGCTGCGGGAGCAGGAGGGCAAG CTGAAGGAGGTTGTGCTGAAGAGCGGGAAGGTCCTGCGTGCTGACGTGTGTGTCGTTGGGGTTG GTGCAGTCCCAGCGACAGGCTTTCTCAAGCAAAGTGGCATCAATATTGACTCCAAAGGTTTCATCATGGTCAACAAG ATGATGCAAACCAACATCCCCGGAGTCTTTGCAGCCGGTGATGCTGTCATGTTTCCACTGGCCTTGAGGAATAATAAGAAGGTGAACGTCCCTCACTGGCAGATGGCCCATATGCATG GCCGTATAGCTGCGCTGAACATGCTGGCTCACGGCATGGAGATCAGCACAGTCCCGTATTTGTGGACTGCTATGTTTGGGAAGAGCATCCGATATGCAG GCCACGGGGAAGGATTTGATGATGTTGTCATTCAAGGAGATTTAGATGAACTGAAGTTTGTGGCATTTTATACCAA GAGTGACGAGGTGGTGGCTGTGGCCAGCATGAACTACGACCCTATAGTGTCCAAGGTGGCTGAGGtcctggctgctggcaggaccATCCGAAAGCGCGATGTGGA aactGGTGATATGTCCTGGCTAACTGGGAAAGGCTCCTAA